In a single window of the Porites lutea chromosome 14, jaPorLute2.1, whole genome shotgun sequence genome:
- the LOC140924207 gene encoding tubulin beta chain-like has product MREIVHLQAGQCGNQIGAKFWEVISDEHGVDPTGSYTGDAQTQLDKIDVYYNEAIGGKYVPRAVLVDLEPGTMDSVRSGAYGQLFRPDNFVFGQSGAGNNWAKGHYTEGAELVDSVLDVVRKETENCDCVQGFQLTHSLGGGTGSGMGTLLISKIREEYPDRIMNSFSVVPSPKVSDTVVEPYNATLSVHQLVENTDETYCIDNEALYDICFRTLKLSNPTYGDLNHLVSATMSGVTTCLRFPGQLNADLRKLAVNMVPFPRLHFFMPGFAPLTSRGSQQYRALTVPELTQQMFDAKNMMAACDPRHGRYLTVAAVFRGRMSMKEVDEQMLNVQNKNSCYFVEWIPNNVKTAVCDIPPRGLKMSSTFVGNSTAIQELFKRIGEQFTAMFRRKAFLHWYTGEGMDEMEFTEAESNMNDLVSEYQQYQDATAEEEGEFEDEEEGEEEPN; this is encoded by the exons ATGCGAGAAATAGTTCACCTACAAGCCGGGCAATGCGGAAATCAGATCGGAGCGAAG ttttgggAGGTCATTTCAGATGAACATGGTGTGGACCCCACAGGATCATATACTGGAGATGCACAAACACAACTTGATAAAATCGACGTTTATTACAACGAGGCGATAG GCGGAAAATATGTCCCAAGAGCCGTCCTTGTCGATTTGGAACCGGGTACCATGGATTCTGTGCGGTCTGGGGCATATGGACAGCTTTTTCGACCCGACAATTTCGTGTTTG gCCAAAGTGGTGCGGGAAACAACTGGGCCAAGGGCCATTATACGGAGGGGGCTGAGCTAGTGGACTCAGTATTGGACGTGGTGCGCAAAGAGACTGAAAACTGTGACTGCGTTCAGGGTTTTCAGCTGACTCACTCTCTCGGAGGAGGGACTGGTTCGGGTATGGGCACACTGCTCATTTCCAAGATACGCGAGGAGTACCCTGATAGGATTATGAATTCGTTTAGCGTGGTACCCTCGCCAAAG GTCTCTGACACAGTGGTTGAGCCATATAATGCCACTTTGTCAGTTCACCAACTCGTTGAGAACACCGATGAAACCTACTGCATCGATAACGAAGCATTATATGACATCTGCTTCCGGACACTCAAGCTGTCCAACCCTACATACGGGGACTTGAATCATCTGGTGTCCGCAACAATGAGTGGGGTAACTACGTGCCTGCGATTTCCCGGCCAG CTGAATGCTGACCTGCGAAAGCTGGCAGTAAACATGGTACCGTTCCCGCGCCTGCACTTTTTCATGCCGGGTTTTGCACCGCTGACCAGCCGCGGCTCACAACAGTATCGCGCCTTAACAGTGCCAGAACTGACCCAGCAGATGTTTGATGCCAAGAACATGATGGCAGCCTGTGATCCCAGGCACGGCCGCTATCTCACCGTGGCAGCGGTATTCCGAGGAAGGATGTCAATGAAGGAGGTTGACGAACAAATGTTGAacgttcaaaacaaaaacag TTGTTATTTTGTCGAGTGGATCCCGAATAACGTCAAGACCGCTGTTTGCGACATACCTCCTCGCGGGCTCAAGATGTCGTCGACATTTGTTGGCAACAGCACTGCTATCCAGGAGCTGTTTAAGCGAATTGGTGAACAGTTTACAGCCATGTTTAGACGCAAAGCTTTCTTGCATTGGTACACGGGGGAGGGGATGGACGAGATGGAGTTCACTGAG GCAGAGTCCAATATGAATGACCTGGTGTCAGAGTACCAGCAGTACCAGGACGCCACGGCCGAAGAGGAAGGAGAGTTCGAAGATGAGGAGGAAGGCGAAGAGGAACCCAACTGA